In a single window of the Frondihabitans peucedani genome:
- a CDS encoding HAMP domain-containing sensor histidine kinase, translated as MRRIRALPIQLRITLGSLLVAAIVLAGVAALLAYQIRATTSASEETLARSDIEPYLSDLQKNPAEKPDDPATGVLIAVRSEKSGFLIDSLPRELQENLDDRDLHDPEFELQAPSGGRGGGRSGEAPTRRVTSDGTTYVVVEQHLTTSEGQFTLWAARSTTSGDLTIAALDRSLLIGLLVALVAFGGAAWLLSSLSLRPVRQLVRSAESLSRSDSGQALPVSSAGDELSTLATTLNAFIARLRASADHERQMVSDASHELRTPLAALTARLELAHRSFGDAEALEREIVAAERSVARLTDLTTTLLELSRLEQPGEPEGAGLRTTAEILVAETLDAVDRARVAPGHGGVEVQFDVDGVTDTGHEYAVAPVAFGRIADNLIGNAVTFSPEDGVVRVVLAQEGGLIRLSVSDDGPGVPEEFLPVAFDRFTRADESRRRIRGGSGLGLTLVRGLAERAGGRASLVNGADGGAVAVVELPQM; from the coding sequence GTGAGGCGAATCCGCGCGCTGCCGATCCAGCTCAGGATCACCCTCGGCAGCCTCCTCGTCGCAGCGATCGTCCTCGCCGGCGTGGCCGCCCTGCTCGCCTACCAGATCCGGGCGACGACCTCGGCGAGCGAGGAGACGCTCGCCAGGAGCGACATCGAGCCGTACCTCAGCGACCTCCAGAAGAACCCGGCCGAGAAGCCCGACGATCCTGCGACGGGCGTGCTCATCGCGGTCCGGTCGGAGAAGTCGGGCTTCCTGATCGACTCGCTCCCGAGAGAGCTCCAGGAGAACCTCGACGACCGCGACCTGCACGACCCCGAGTTCGAGCTGCAGGCGCCGTCGGGCGGGAGAGGGGGCGGCCGATCGGGCGAGGCTCCCACCCGTCGCGTGACGAGCGACGGGACGACCTACGTCGTCGTCGAGCAGCACCTCACCACCTCCGAGGGGCAGTTCACCCTCTGGGCGGCACGGAGCACCACCTCGGGCGATCTCACGATCGCCGCTCTCGACCGGTCGCTCCTCATCGGACTCCTGGTCGCGCTCGTGGCGTTCGGCGGGGCCGCCTGGCTCCTCAGCAGCCTGTCGCTCCGGCCCGTGCGACAACTCGTGCGCTCGGCCGAGAGCCTCAGCCGCAGCGACAGCGGTCAGGCGCTGCCGGTCTCGAGCGCGGGCGACGAGCTCTCGACGCTCGCCACCACCCTCAACGCGTTCATCGCCCGGCTGCGTGCGAGTGCCGACCACGAGCGCCAGATGGTCTCCGACGCCAGTCACGAACTCCGGACGCCTCTGGCGGCGCTCACCGCGAGACTCGAGCTCGCGCACCGCTCGTTCGGCGACGCGGAGGCTCTCGAGCGGGAGATCGTCGCCGCGGAGCGGTCGGTGGCGAGACTCACCGATCTCACGACGACGCTCCTCGAGCTCTCCCGGCTCGAGCAGCCGGGCGAGCCCGAGGGCGCCGGCCTGCGGACGACCGCCGAGATCCTGGTCGCCGAGACGCTCGACGCCGTCGACCGCGCCCGGGTCGCCCCGGGGCACGGCGGCGTGGAGGTCCAGTTCGACGTCGATGGTGTCACGGACACCGGGCACGAGTACGCGGTCGCCCCGGTCGCCTTCGGCCGGATCGCCGACAACCTGATCGGGAACGCGGTCACGTTCTCGCCCGAGGACGGCGTCGTCCGGGTCGTCCTCGCGCAGGAGGGCGGGCTGATCCGGCTGTCCGTCTCCGACGACGGGCCCGGTGTGCCGGAGGAGTTCCTGCCCGTCGCGTTCGACCGCTTCACCCGGGCCGACGAGTCGAGGCGCAGGATCCGCGGTGGCTCAGGGCTCGGCCTCACCCTGGTGCGCGGTCTCGCTGAGCGGGCCGGCGGTCGCGCCTCTCTGGTCAACGGGGCCGACGGCGGAGCGGTCGCGGTCGTCGAGCTCCCCCAGATGTGA
- a CDS encoding ferredoxin reductase family protein — protein sequence MTTMVDRAATARIPRPPAVTPEAAGRRNRRAYRRRSAVADLLTVSVWASAAAAAGLYLASPGAHDLTSAASVVTGIGIVAGLVATDLVLVMILLAARVPLVDRVFGQDRAIAVHRSLGKPVLYLILVHGLLITIGYGLSDRTNPVGETISLFTTLDDMPLAYLSLGLFIAVVVTSLVAVRRRMPYEAWQAIHLLSYAAVAVALPHQLSVGSVLASGTWQRVYWIALYVVALAAVVVYRFALPLVVTFRHRIRVTAVETIAPGVFSIHLQGRDLARLGVEGGQYGIWRFWTAKTWFHAHPVSFSAVPERNSARITVRDLGAGSRRLGSLRPGTAVSLEGPYGLFTKRARTAPYLALVASGIGITPVRSLLEHSDLRPGEATVLLRGSDRSSTYLWDEVAALARATDSEVFAMVGRRPSRLDAWQSEDDLRRGVTLTSTFPHLLESDLYICGPQPWADLVARDARFAGVPEHQIHQERFES from the coding sequence ATGACGACCATGGTCGACCGCGCCGCCACAGCCCGGATCCCCCGCCCGCCCGCAGTGACGCCCGAGGCCGCCGGGAGGCGCAACCGTCGCGCATACCGTCGCCGGAGCGCGGTCGCGGACCTCCTCACCGTGTCGGTCTGGGCGTCCGCGGCCGCAGCCGCGGGCCTCTACCTCGCCTCGCCGGGAGCGCACGATCTCACGAGCGCGGCCTCGGTCGTGACCGGGATCGGCATCGTCGCGGGGCTCGTCGCCACCGATCTCGTGCTGGTCATGATCCTGCTGGCGGCCCGCGTGCCGCTCGTCGACCGCGTCTTCGGGCAGGATCGCGCGATCGCTGTCCACCGCTCCCTCGGAAAGCCCGTCCTCTACCTGATCCTGGTGCACGGCCTCCTGATCACGATCGGCTACGGGCTCAGCGACCGCACGAACCCCGTCGGCGAGACGATCTCGCTCTTCACGACTCTCGACGACATGCCGCTCGCCTACCTGTCGCTCGGCCTCTTCATCGCGGTCGTCGTGACCTCGCTGGTAGCGGTCCGCCGGAGGATGCCGTACGAGGCGTGGCAGGCGATCCACCTGCTCAGCTACGCCGCCGTCGCCGTCGCGCTCCCCCACCAGCTCAGCGTCGGGAGCGTCCTCGCCTCCGGCACCTGGCAACGGGTCTACTGGATCGCGCTCTACGTCGTGGCCCTGGCCGCCGTGGTCGTCTACCGGTTCGCGCTGCCCCTCGTGGTCACGTTCCGCCACCGGATCCGCGTGACGGCGGTCGAGACGATCGCCCCGGGGGTCTTCTCGATCCATCTCCAGGGCCGCGACCTCGCCCGGCTCGGCGTCGAGGGCGGCCAGTACGGCATCTGGCGCTTCTGGACCGCGAAGACCTGGTTCCACGCCCACCCCGTCTCGTTCTCGGCGGTGCCCGAACGGAACAGCGCTCGCATCACGGTCCGCGACCTCGGCGCAGGATCCCGCAGGCTCGGCTCCCTGCGGCCGGGCACGGCCGTCTCCCTCGAGGGGCCGTACGGTCTGTTCACAAAGCGCGCCCGCACCGCCCCCTACCTCGCCCTCGTCGCCTCCGGGATCGGCATCACGCCGGTCCGATCCCTCCTCGAGCACTCGGACCTCCGCCCCGGCGAGGCGACGGTCCTGCTCCGCGGCTCCGACCGGTCGTCCACCTACCTGTGGGACGAGGTCGCGGCTCTCGCGCGAGCCACCGACAGCGAGGTGTTCGCGATGGTCGGGCGACGCCCGTCCCGGCTCGACGCCTGGCAGTCGGAGGACGACCTCCGCCGCGGAGTCACCCTGACGTCGACGTTCCCGCACCTGCTCGAGTCCGACCTCTACATCTGCGGCCCGCAGCCCTGGGCCGACCTCGTCGCCCGCGACGCCCGGTTCGCGGGAGTCCCCGAGCACCAGATCCACCAGGAGAGGTTCGAGTCATGA
- a CDS encoding FMN-binding protein produces MRARAIAGGIVTSAAVLVVGWQIGAGQVAATRVTTPSASGTSGSTGSSGSSGSGSSGSTGSGSSGSSGSSGSSGSSSSSGSSSSGSSSSGSSASTVSGTFQGTTVETQFGPVQVEITVKSGTITDVTALQLTNDGGRSVEISNYAAPILRTEALSAQSASIQSVSGATYTSEGYTTSLQAAIDKAGL; encoded by the coding sequence ATGAGAGCACGCGCGATCGCAGGCGGGATCGTCACGTCGGCGGCAGTCCTCGTCGTCGGCTGGCAGATCGGTGCGGGACAGGTGGCGGCGACGCGGGTGACCACGCCGAGCGCGAGTGGCACGTCGGGATCGACGGGATCGTCCGGGTCGAGCGGCTCGGGATCGTCGGGGTCGACAGGCTCGGGATCGTCGGGATCGTCGGGATCGTCGGGATCGTCGGGATCGTCGAGCTCTTCGGGATCGAGCTCTTCCGGGTCGTCGTCCTCCGGCTCCTCCGCGTCCACGGTCTCGGGCACCTTCCAGGGCACGACGGTCGAGACGCAGTTCGGTCCGGTCCAGGTCGAGATCACCGTCAAGAGCGGGACCATCACCGACGTGACGGCGCTGCAGTTGACGAATGACGGCGGCCGCTCGGTCGAGATCAGCAACTACGCCGCCCCGATCCTGCGCACGGAGGCCCTGAGCGCGCAGTCGGCGTCGATCCAGTCGGTCAGCGGTGCGACGTACACGAGCGAGGGCTACACGACGTCTCTGCAGGCCGCGATCGACAAGGCCGGACTGTGA
- a CDS encoding FAD:protein FMN transferase: MTTHVFSTMGTVASLRVDGPAPSAQDLEAVEAVFRRHDETFSLYDEASPLSRIARGELALSASGAQILDAYALALDWRSRTGGAFTPHRPDGVVDLSGVVKALAMEEAGVLLAREHPDFLLAVGGDILGRGLDEGADWKVGVVDPAHRDRLAALVDLTGSRRAVATSGTAERGQHLWRRGGERFCQVTVVADDIVTADVLATAIAAGDGSDLDRICGGFDVDVITFDLEGAARATPAARGWVV, translated from the coding sequence GTGACCACGCACGTCTTCTCAACCATGGGCACCGTCGCCAGCCTCCGGGTCGACGGGCCTGCTCCCTCGGCGCAGGATCTCGAGGCGGTCGAGGCGGTCTTCCGCCGTCACGACGAGACCTTCAGCCTCTACGACGAGGCGTCTCCCCTGAGCAGGATCGCGCGTGGCGAGCTCGCCCTGTCGGCCTCCGGCGCACAGATCCTCGACGCCTACGCCCTCGCGCTCGACTGGCGGAGCCGGACGGGTGGCGCGTTCACCCCGCACCGCCCCGACGGCGTCGTCGACCTGTCGGGTGTCGTGAAGGCCCTCGCGATGGAGGAGGCCGGGGTGCTGCTCGCGCGGGAGCACCCGGACTTCCTGCTCGCGGTCGGCGGGGACATCCTCGGGCGGGGCCTCGACGAGGGGGCGGACTGGAAGGTGGGGGTCGTCGATCCTGCGCACCGAGACCGGCTTGCAGCCCTGGTGGACCTCACGGGCAGCAGGCGAGCGGTCGCGACGTCGGGAACGGCCGAGCGCGGCCAACACCTGTGGCGTCGAGGGGGCGAGCGGTTCTGCCAGGTGACCGTGGTCGCCGACGACATCGTCACGGCGGATGTGCTGGCCACTGCGATCGCTGCCGGTGACGGCTCGGACCTCGACCGGATCTGCGGCGGCTTCGACGTCGACGTGATCACGTTCGACCTCGAGGGTGCTGCGCGGGCGACGCCGGCTGCGCGGGGCTGGGTCGTGTGA
- a CDS encoding GAF and ANTAR domain-containing protein, translating into MPASQPDLGDVLRGLAGDAATDDLLDTLNGLVQTSTAYTSASEGGIVLVDADGGLHVMASTSARTADVEEAQLGTREGPCIDCVATGEALEVADLAEKRAEWPTFTRVAEERGFRAVLATPMRLRGRTLGTVCLFSKEPGHLSDRDAALVQTLADAAILSILQQQEIAEGRALNEQLQHALDSRVVIEQAKGFLAQRLGVSMDEAFTVLRRQARTTQRRLQDVARQVIETGAR; encoded by the coding sequence ATGCCCGCTTCGCAGCCTGACCTCGGCGACGTGCTCCGCGGCCTCGCCGGAGACGCCGCGACCGACGACCTCCTCGACACCCTCAACGGCCTCGTCCAGACGAGCACCGCCTACACCTCGGCCTCCGAGGGCGGCATCGTCCTGGTCGACGCCGACGGAGGCCTGCACGTCATGGCATCGACGAGCGCGCGGACCGCGGACGTCGAGGAGGCTCAGCTCGGCACGCGGGAGGGTCCCTGCATCGACTGCGTCGCCACGGGCGAGGCGCTCGAGGTCGCCGACCTGGCGGAGAAGCGCGCCGAGTGGCCGACGTTCACGCGCGTGGCCGAGGAGCGCGGCTTCCGCGCCGTGCTCGCCACACCGATGCGTCTCCGCGGCCGGACTCTCGGCACGGTCTGCCTGTTCTCGAAGGAGCCCGGGCACCTGTCCGACCGGGATGCCGCACTCGTCCAGACGCTCGCGGATGCCGCGATCCTGAGCATCCTGCAGCAGCAGGAGATCGCGGAGGGTCGCGCCCTCAACGAGCAGCTCCAGCACGCCCTCGACAGCCGCGTGGTGATCGAGCAGGCGAAGGGCTTCCTCGCTCAGCGGCTCGGCGTCTCGATGGACGAGGCGTTCACCGTGCTCCGGCGCCAGGCGCGGACGACACAGCGACGACTGCAGGATGTCGCGCGCCAGGTGATCGAGACCGGCGCGCGGTAG
- a CDS encoding cation transporter, translating into MTVTPPTEERSRMLHRRGVGLEVVTLAWNIVGVVVLAILALASSSVALVGFGLDSLIEIGASTVVLWELAGTGQDRQRRALRLIGAAFVALALYLSIQSTVALATGHHAGSSGGGIVWTAITAAVMFTLATGKARTGRALGNPVLATEGRVTFVDGLLAVAVLVGLSLDAALGWWWADPVAGYVIVFYAVREAVEIFRSGSSASVEA; encoded by the coding sequence ATGACCGTCACGCCGCCGACCGAAGAGCGCTCCCGGATGCTCCACCGCCGCGGCGTGGGGCTCGAGGTCGTGACCCTCGCCTGGAACATCGTGGGCGTGGTGGTGCTCGCGATCCTGGCGCTCGCCTCGTCGTCGGTCGCGCTCGTCGGGTTCGGTCTCGACAGCCTGATCGAGATCGGCGCGAGCACGGTGGTGCTGTGGGAGCTCGCCGGGACCGGCCAGGATCGCCAGCGGCGGGCCCTCCGGCTGATCGGCGCGGCCTTCGTGGCGCTCGCCCTCTACCTCTCGATCCAGTCGACCGTCGCGCTGGCCACCGGTCATCACGCCGGGTCCAGCGGCGGCGGGATCGTCTGGACGGCGATCACTGCCGCCGTCATGTTCACCCTCGCCACCGGCAAGGCCCGCACCGGCCGGGCGCTCGGGAATCCGGTCCTCGCGACCGAGGGCCGCGTCACCTTCGTCGACGGCCTGCTCGCCGTCGCCGTCCTGGTCGGGCTGAGTCTCGACGCGGCGCTCGGCTGGTGGTGGGCGGACCCCGTGGCCGGCTACGTCATCGTGTTCTACGCGGTGCGCGAGGCCGTCGAGATCTTCCGGTCCGGCTCCTCCGCTAGCGTCGAGGCATGA
- a CDS encoding DUF1349 domain-containing protein: MTLQIPGLPPLAWTGAEGAADIDESAAGSVLTMTSEPGVDWTNDALGGPQQQAATALGFVADGDFALSARVRVLSERSTFDAGVLAIWADDDHWAKICFEFSPQGEPMVVSVVTDVFSDDCNSQLVEGDFVFLRVVRTGDGWAFHSSEDGRVWRFVRLFRLSSPGPFRVGFLSQAPTGDACTAAFDEIAYTTTVPSDLRDGS, from the coding sequence ATGACACTGCAGATCCCAGGACTCCCGCCTCTCGCCTGGACCGGCGCGGAGGGTGCCGCCGACATCGACGAGTCGGCCGCAGGCTCGGTCCTGACGATGACCTCCGAGCCCGGCGTCGACTGGACCAACGACGCCCTCGGTGGTCCGCAGCAGCAGGCTGCGACGGCCCTCGGCTTCGTGGCCGACGGCGACTTCGCCCTCTCCGCGCGGGTGCGCGTGCTCTCCGAGCGCTCGACCTTCGACGCCGGGGTGCTCGCCATCTGGGCCGACGACGACCACTGGGCGAAGATCTGCTTCGAGTTCTCGCCGCAGGGCGAGCCGATGGTCGTCTCCGTCGTCACCGACGTGTTCTCGGACGACTGCAACTCCCAGCTCGTCGAAGGCGACTTCGTCTTCCTCCGCGTGGTCCGGACGGGCGACGGCTGGGCCTTCCACTCGTCGGAGGACGGCCGAGTCTGGCGGTTCGTGCGCCTGTTCCGGCTCAGCAGCCCCGGTCCGTTCCGGGTCGGCTTCCTGTCGCAGGCTCCGACGGGCGACGCCTGCACGGCCGCCTTCGACGAGATCGCGTACACGACGACGGTGCCGTCCGACCTGCGAGACGGCAGCTGA
- a CDS encoding GNAT family N-acetyltransferase, with translation MTSELTLSESVFLRPLRASDAGALARAYRENREHLAPWEPERSAEFFSDIAQLRQIEGVLTEADSGSASPFVLAEGPRIVGRVNVTGIVRGAFQSGNLGYWIDSRFSGRGLMTAALQAVIVLARDELRLHRLQAATLVHNAGSQAVLRRCRFSEIGTASEYLQIAGRWQDHRLYQRIIASRSP, from the coding sequence GTGACCTCCGAGCTGACCCTGAGTGAGAGTGTGTTCCTGCGCCCGCTCAGGGCATCGGATGCCGGGGCGCTCGCGCGTGCCTATCGAGAGAATCGCGAGCACCTCGCGCCGTGGGAGCCCGAGCGCTCGGCGGAGTTCTTCTCCGATATCGCTCAGCTCAGGCAGATCGAAGGGGTCCTGACGGAGGCGGATTCAGGATCAGCAAGCCCCTTCGTTCTCGCCGAAGGGCCACGCATCGTGGGGCGCGTCAACGTCACAGGGATCGTGCGAGGGGCGTTCCAGAGCGGCAATCTCGGCTACTGGATCGACTCGCGGTTCTCCGGTCGAGGGCTGATGACCGCTGCGCTGCAGGCCGTGATCGTCCTCGCGCGCGACGAACTCCGACTTCATCGCCTCCAAGCTGCGACGCTCGTGCACAACGCCGGCTCTCAGGCGGTCCTGCGTCGGTGCAGGTTCTCCGAGATCGGGACAGCGTCGGAGTACCTGCAGATCGCAGGCCGGTGGCAGGATCATCGGCTCTACCAGCGCATCATCGCCAGCAGATCTCCTTGA
- a CDS encoding DNA translocase FtsK, whose product MGIRDALRRILRPSDPVGGPAAPDEPAARSVDTALIIEAARLVVTTRTATRALLMRQLYVTDEVAERLLARLEHCEIVSAGHGRERRRVLTTAGQLPAVVAEFRRRDGAEPVG is encoded by the coding sequence ATGGGGATCAGAGACGCACTGCGCAGGATCCTGCGCCCGAGCGACCCGGTCGGGGGACCGGCCGCTCCCGACGAGCCTGCCGCGAGGAGCGTCGACACCGCGCTCATCATCGAGGCGGCGCGGCTCGTCGTCACGACCAGGACGGCGACGAGGGCCCTCCTGATGCGTCAGCTCTACGTCACCGACGAGGTGGCGGAGAGGCTGCTCGCGCGGCTGGAGCACTGCGAGATCGTCAGCGCCGGCCACGGCCGTGAGCGGCGCCGCGTCCTGACGACGGCGGGCCAGCTGCCTGCTGTGGTGGCGGAGTTCCGGCGGCGCGATGGCGCCGAGCCTGTCGGGTAG
- a CDS encoding tetratricopeptide repeat protein codes for MTRALDDELDRIFAARDRDDMAPTIAALLPLAERHPDDARVLYELGGAYDTAGEEATAVGLYERALDGGLSGDLRQRCLLQYGSTLRNLGRIDESLAVFERARAEFPASLALGAFESLSLHAGGRADAALANVLRLLADHVDDQGLDRYRPALRGNADYLDSLDGGTELPSP; via the coding sequence GTGACGCGCGCCCTCGACGACGAGCTCGACCGGATCTTCGCGGCACGCGACCGCGACGACATGGCTCCGACCATCGCGGCGCTGCTCCCGCTGGCGGAGCGACACCCCGACGATGCACGAGTGCTCTACGAGCTCGGCGGCGCGTACGACACGGCGGGCGAGGAGGCCACGGCCGTCGGCCTCTACGAGCGCGCGCTCGACGGGGGGCTCTCGGGTGACCTCCGCCAGCGCTGCCTGCTGCAGTACGGCAGCACGCTCCGCAATCTGGGCAGGATCGACGAGTCGCTCGCCGTCTTCGAGCGGGCGCGGGCGGAGTTCCCCGCGTCTCTCGCCCTCGGGGCGTTCGAATCGCTGAGCCTCCACGCCGGCGGCCGTGCCGATGCGGCCCTCGCGAATGTGCTGAGGCTCCTCGCCGACCACGTCGACGACCAGGGTCTCGACCGCTACCGGCCTGCGCTGCGCGGCAACGCCGACTACCTCGACTCGCTCGACGGGGGCACTGAGCTGCCGTCTCCGTGA
- a CDS encoding PHP domain-containing protein, with translation MTLPADAHVHSEWSWDSGSDPASPGRMRRTCERAVAIGLPALIFTEHLDFEDSWKVDDGDMGEHAGSLVDATGHVRLPPFDVDGYLESIERCRREFEELRILTGVEFGQPHLWDAEAHPLLSSGAIDRVNGSLHMLPLGDDGDRSEPTTLYRHESPDAVMRAYLDEIPRMVAGSDSFAVFTHIDYAVRAWPTLTAGPFDPRRFEDGFRAGMRAIASSGRALEMNTRRLWSWIPEWWAQEGGRAVTFGSDAHVPENLAANFPEATAMLESFGFRPGARPEDFWRR, from the coding sequence ATGACGCTTCCCGCCGACGCGCACGTCCACAGCGAGTGGTCGTGGGACAGCGGCTCCGACCCCGCCTCCCCCGGCCGCATGCGGCGCACGTGCGAGCGCGCGGTCGCGATCGGCCTCCCGGCCCTGATCTTCACCGAGCACCTCGACTTCGAGGACTCCTGGAAGGTCGACGACGGCGACATGGGCGAGCACGCCGGATCGCTCGTCGACGCGACCGGTCACGTCCGCCTCCCGCCCTTCGACGTCGACGGCTACCTGGAGTCCATCGAGCGGTGCCGGCGGGAGTTCGAGGAGCTCCGCATCCTGACCGGGGTCGAGTTCGGGCAGCCGCACCTCTGGGACGCCGAAGCCCACCCGCTGCTCTCGTCCGGGGCCATCGACCGGGTCAACGGCAGCCTCCACATGCTCCCGCTCGGCGATGACGGCGACCGCAGCGAGCCGACGACGCTCTACCGCCACGAGAGCCCCGACGCCGTGATGCGCGCGTACCTCGACGAGATCCCGCGGATGGTCGCAGGATCCGACAGCTTCGCTGTCTTCACCCACATCGACTACGCCGTGCGGGCGTGGCCGACGCTCACGGCCGGGCCGTTCGACCCCCGCCGCTTCGAGGACGGCTTCCGCGCCGGCATGCGGGCCATCGCCTCGTCCGGCCGGGCCCTGGAGATGAACACGCGGCGGCTGTGGTCGTGGATCCCCGAGTGGTGGGCGCAGGAGGGCGGCCGGGCCGTCACCTTCGGGAGCGACGCGCACGTGCCCGAGAACCTCGCCGCCAACTTCCCCGAGGCCACCGCGATGCTCGAGTCGTTCGGCTTCCGGCCCGGAGCTCGTCCCGAGGACTTCTGGCGGCGCTGA
- a CDS encoding RidA family protein, which translates to MTQPSDSATGPAVALHRSDTLFGTEYAYAASVAPGSRLIFLAGSCPLDPAGATVGVGDFAAQAVQCLENLRSVLQDAGAGLADIVSTRILVASSDRADLGAVWSVVREAFGDHDVPSTLLGVTVLGYEDQLVEIEAVAAVRDPA; encoded by the coding sequence ATGACGCAGCCATCCGACTCGGCGACGGGACCGGCCGTCGCCCTCCACCGCTCCGACACGCTGTTCGGCACCGAGTACGCCTACGCGGCGAGCGTTGCGCCCGGCAGCCGTCTGATCTTCCTCGCGGGGTCGTGCCCGCTCGACCCGGCCGGAGCGACAGTCGGGGTCGGCGACTTCGCCGCGCAGGCCGTGCAGTGCCTCGAGAACCTGAGAAGCGTCCTGCAGGATGCGGGAGCCGGCCTCGCAGACATCGTGAGCACGCGCATCCTGGTGGCCTCCTCGGACCGTGCCGATCTCGGCGCCGTGTGGTCGGTCGTCCGCGAGGCGTTCGGCGACCACGACGTGCCGAGCACCCTCCTCGGGGTGACCGTGCTCGGCTACGAGGATCAGCTGGTCGAGATCGAGGCTGTGGCGGCCGTCCGGGATCCTGCGTGA
- a CDS encoding alpha/beta hydrolase produces the protein MTAEQLSIPTPDGTAIAATRRHGTGPTVLLLHAGVADRRAWDTVAADLEEDGFDLLSYDRRGYGDTAAAAEGSSLTHVDDLLTVLDFAGVGRAFLVGNSMGGALALDTALLHPDRVAGILLVGAAVSGMTDDDTPFDWKLDDASAPLMETAEDSDAPLDARIDALAHLWLDGPAAPAGRVSGAPRELFRSMNRRILEVAAPDSAGDAGVDAWTRLDELQVPVTAAWGDLDVPCDVPFYEETVRRLGQGPARILPGTAHLPGLDQPTVVAGLVRELAGR, from the coding sequence ATGACAGCAGAGCAGCTCTCGATCCCCACGCCCGACGGCACCGCGATCGCGGCGACGCGTCGACACGGCACCGGCCCGACCGTCCTCCTCCTGCACGCCGGTGTCGCCGACCGACGCGCCTGGGACACCGTCGCCGCCGACCTCGAGGAAGACGGCTTCGACCTCCTCAGCTACGACCGCCGCGGCTACGGCGACACCGCGGCGGCAGCGGAGGGTTCGTCGTTGACGCACGTGGACGACCTCCTGACCGTCCTCGACTTCGCCGGGGTCGGCAGGGCCTTCCTGGTCGGCAACTCGATGGGCGGCGCACTGGCCCTCGACACCGCGCTGCTGCATCCCGACCGGGTGGCGGGCATCCTGCTCGTCGGCGCGGCGGTCAGCGGCATGACCGACGACGACACCCCGTTCGACTGGAAACTGGACGACGCCTCCGCGCCTCTGATGGAGACCGCCGAGGACTCCGACGCGCCGCTCGACGCCCGGATCGACGCCCTCGCCCACCTCTGGCTCGACGGTCCCGCGGCTCCGGCGGGCCGGGTGAGCGGTGCGCCGCGGGAGCTCTTTCGGTCGATGAACCGCCGGATCCTCGAGGTCGCAGCCCCCGACTCCGCGGGCGACGCCGGGGTCGACGCCTGGACGAGGCTCGACGAGCTCCAGGTGCCGGTCACCGCCGCCTGGGGCGACCTCGATGTGCCGTGCGACGTGCCCTTCTACGAGGAGACCGTGCGCAGGCTCGGCCAGGGGCCTGCCCGCATCCTGCCCGGCACCGCGCACCTCCCCGGCCTCGACCAGCCCACGGTCGTCGCCGGGCTCGTGCGGGAGCTCGCGGGCCGCTGA